From the Candidozyma auris chromosome 2, complete sequence genome, the window ctggtgctgctgctggtgccacCGAAAAAGTTACCATTGATGTGATCCCATCCGAAGGTCCTTCTCATGCTTCTTCAGATGAGCCATCTGCTGCTCCCTCTGATGACCACAACACAGCTCATGTGATTCCCTCAGAGGGTCCTTCGCTGGCCACCTCTGCTGAGCCTTCTGCTTTGCCAGCAGACCCCGAACAGTCAAAACTCTAAGTTCAAGTGATAAGTTCTTGTACATAgttagaaaaaaaaaagatccTTGGGCGCCATTGCCTTTTCGTATATTTTCACATGTATGCTTTCAGTCCTTTGTAAGTCGTATCGAGTATGGTTCATGACAGATTCAACAAGAGCATGACCAAGTACGTATCTTGTTCAACTCGATTGAGTCGAATCCTGTCACACTTGGTCTACGTCGGCTTGAGATTTGCACCCCTACACAAGCAGCTCTTCGAAACACCATCTCCACTAGCAGAAGTTGTTTGCATGTAATCTCTATCAAGTCTGTGTCCCAATTTGCAACATAGTCGTTAAGATTAACTTTTGGGTCATTACGACAAAGAACCTCTTGTATCTCGTCCTTGTCAATGCATCTTTCGTTTGTTTTGTCGATCTTATTCCCAACAATTATGACTCCTGGTTTATCGACTTTGCAGTGTTCTATAAATCTGGAGAACCAGTCTCTCAAACTCAATACCGACTCGTAATTGGTCACATCGTACACTAGAACACACACATCTGCGCCTCTATAAAAAGCCAGAGATATCGAGTTGAATCTCTCTTGGCCGGCCGTATCCCAAACCTGTAAACTGACCTTTTTTGGTTCGTCATAATCTGGTCCAGAACGTATAGACTCGTTCGATTCAGGAGCTTTCCCTTTTGGTATCTCGATACTAGTGGTCAAATAGTCACCACCAATGGTCGCTTTGTATGCATTAGTGAAGATATGGTGAACAAACTGTGCACGTAGACAGGTCTTTCCCACGCCGGAGTCGCCTAGTAGTACCACTTTGAGAAACTCAGGAGAGTCCATGAGTGGGTGAGTGGCTTAGGAAGTATGTAATCGAAGCTTAACTTATTGTCAATCGAAATGTGGCTGGCAAAATTAGGTTCTGTTGAAGTCCGCCAGTGATACCCGACTATGTAGGAGACTGTGCGAGTTCGTTAACGAGAGAACAATGCAAGGTGAGGTGGACGAGAGTCTCGAGAGACCCGATTCCATGTGGTGATCAGgggtttcttctttctctttcgCAATCCTGGGATTCTTCTAAATAATGtctttttttaattttttttttttactcTCCAAACTCAGTGCCTCCACTTTTAGAACCTAAATCTGTACGATGAACGAccaatggttgcaaattcgCAAATGTGATAAACTTGGAGAGGAATAACATTATACCTATAAATAAAAATTTGGGTTGAATCGAGGAGCTAGAGTTTACACATCAAGGTAAAGATTGAAAAGTCCGGAGACGGGAGTCCACTTATTGTATAGAGAAACTACGCCGATGTTGCCTTTATCATTCGTACAATGGTCGCAAACATGATTCATATGGTACTTACGAAATACTGCAATGAAAGAATGGCATCCATATTTATCACCATAATTGAACTAGCAATATCCGAGCTCAAAAAGTGCCGGTGTAGTAATTTCAGGGGGAAGCCCTTCTTCACCGCCTTATCATCACGTGCGAACAACACTGCCGCGTAAAAGCAATTACTCCAACATCGTTTTCCCCTACCATCATGAAGATTTATTATATCGGCATCCTAAAGGTCAAGGACTCTGTTGTGGAGCTTGCTGCCGCCAGAGATCTCTCCCAGTTCTCGTTCTTCGAAAGATCCTCGGTGTCTCAGTTCATGACATTCTTTTCGGAAACAGTTTCCCAAAGAACGGCAGCAGGTCAGAGACAAAGtattgaagaaggcaaCTACGTTGGCCATACTTACACAAGGCTGGAAGGTTTATCATGTGTTGTGATTACAGATAAGGAATACCCCGTGAGACCCGCGTATACTTTAATCAACAAGATTTTAGAGGAATACCTTTCTTTGCATCCTGCTAATGAGTGGAGCTCTGCTACAGAGACTAACCCATCATTTTCCTTCGACAAGTTGGATCAGTATATCAAGAAGTACCAGGATCCCTCCCAGGCTGACTCAATCATGAAAGTGCAACAAGAGTTGGACGAGACGAAGATTGTGTTGCATAAAACAATCGAGTCTGTTTTGCAAAGAGGTGAGAAATTAGATACTTTGGTGGACAAAAGTGAAGCACTTTCTTCGTCGTCCAGAATGTTTTACAAGCAGGCCAAGAAGACAAACTCCTGCTGCGCTATTGTCTAGGCTGTTTTACAGATGAATCGTTTAATGGTAATCATGGATCGTCAGTTGTATTTCTAGGCACCACCTTAATATATCAAATACCAATGCAGGCCCTTGTAAGTGTCCAAATCTGTCTATAACCTAGATTGCTTCACAGCATCAAAAGCTTTGAGCAATTTTCTTCTCGCCCCAAGGGCCTTCACACCCTTGTTCTCTAAGTCCTCATCAGACAACTCCACCAAATCTTTCCAGTACATATCCTTCAAGCAATCCGTATACTTATGGAGgcgaagaagcttgagcCAGGCAGGAATAttgttgagcaaatcaAGGGTGGCGATTTCTGTAGGCATCGAAGACAGACTATTTGCAGAATTCGAGCTCACGCCCCCCACGGGAGTTGACTGTTTCGATCTACCCATACCATCATCCTTTTTCATCTTAAGAACCGCAGCAGAGGGACCTTGACTAGAGCCCGACATGGCTGCTACAGAATACTTTTGCGGTTGCGCAGGCACCGAAGAGGAGTTTCCTTGGCGATTGATCGACTCCTCAAATGCTAATGGATTATGCGAGTGGGGCTGCTGGAGTTGCAGGATTTGATGTTGCTGGAAAGCGGCGCCCTTTTTATTAGAATCAAGAGCAACACGAGAGTTGATAGTTGCAAGTGCGCCCAATTTCAATGCAGCATTAAGATCGTAACCGTCCTCTGGATTGGATCCGTGCTGTGCGTATGAGAGCGGAGAGTTCGAAGCAGCGGCTAACTGCAAAAAATTCGTCTTCTCATGCAAATGAGAGGTAGGACTTCTAGCTCTATCCAACGGATTCCCAAGTTGATAAGAGGAGTTGTTCGACTGACCAGAAGCCTGGTTGTTGGCTGAGGCCATGTGAGCATTAGACCCTTGGAAACGATTGTTTAAGCTTGGATCGGCCAGTCTTGGTCTTGGGAATTTAGACTCCTGGAAAAGATGGTTCCTAAATGCATCATTGTTCTTGGGCTTCGGTTGAGCGAGTCCGTTTTGTTGTGTGGCCTGATGCCTTGGGTAAGAGTCCAAAGAGGTATTCTCCATGTTGGTGACCAAATCTTCATAGCCATAATTCATTTTGGAAGGCATCAGAGTATGGCCTTGATCAGGCATGTGGTTTAAGTGAGTCTCAAGACGAGACTTCATCGTGAGCAAGATGTCAAATGGTAAATTGTTGCACCAGTGATCAAGCATGGCGACAATGTCCTGGGGGTCCAAATTTTCCATCCAGGAAGTAAATCTTATCAAGTCATTGTAAAAAGACAGACCACTAGCCTGGAGGCGAGATAAACCTGATGCGGCGTTGATGTTCTGATTCCTTCCTAGCAAGTTGGAAAAGTCATTGACCGACTGTGGCCTCGACGGCACCAGCAACGAGGGGGGTAAAAACGACAGCGACTTTGAACTCAAAAGACCCAGGAGATGATGAGAGCCTGCGCCCGCGCCTGCGCCTGGAGCCATGCTGTTGCCCAAGTGGCCCATCGGAACGTTGGAAGAActcaagttggtgaaattCTCCAGTAAAGAGGACCCCAACCCATGGGAGAAATTAGGCGACAAAAAACGACCCCccaatgaagaaggtgtCCCTGCGGCACCTGTGCCGTTGCCACTTTCATTGCTGGAGCCAGCACCGCCCGAGGCAGTAGGAGTGCCTTCGTTCTCCTCGACGGTGTTTGACATGCTCAagtccaagtccaagtcTGCCTTCAACGCCTCAAATTCTTGCTGAAGATTATAACCGACCAGCTGCTGTCTTTGAGCAAGGTAATCCTTGGGGAGCTGTGGCTGCAGCAGACTTTGAGCTGAACTATCTTGTTCTAGTTTGACTGAGCCATTGCCATGGTGTTCCACTGGAGGCGGCGAAAGCACAATGGGTCTATCTGAGTAGGAGGGCAAGAACTCGTggttcttggagaagagctCTTTGTCCATGGCAAAAGACGTGAGACGGTTCAAGGTTTTCTAGAATCGGATGGGGGCTTGACCTTTTGTGAGTGGACCTTTATAGGGTAAGCTCATCGATAATAAAGAGTTGCGAAAAAAGCCAGTGGGCCGTTGGGATCGGACAGAGAGAAATGATCAGCTGATTTGCATCACGTGGACGGTGAAGACCGTCTTGTTTTCTGCGGAGGCGGTGGGGAAAAACTGTACGGGGCAGGAGAGTACAGCAAGCAGGAGGTTTATTACATAGGAAAGTGAATGTACATGTAAAGCCTTATTTTAAAGGCAGAGTCCACTCAAAACGCGTTGAGAACTTTTACATAAAATAACTTATTGTCGATGGGTGACGTAAAAGGTGTAGGAGGTGCGACACAGGTAGGTCAAATTGCCTCGGCATCTTGAGCCTTTTGAAGCCACATGAGAAAGCACCAAATTatccttcaagaagagaagctaAGAGCAAGAGTTGAAAATGGATCCGGCAAATAGTATGAGGTTAGATTCAAGCAATATTTTGGTGGTCTAGTACCACCCAATGACATAATGTTTAGTaccaaaatggctgcgaaactATGTGAGGGCTCTGCGTGGGGGCTCTAACTCATTGGGTTCACCAAGTGATGAATAAATCTCTTCCCCATATCCTGATTCTTCTCTGTGGCATCGAAAGAGAATTATTGTATGGACTAGGATACGGGATGAGAAGTCCTTTTTCAACCGCATCACTACTACGAGCAAATCTACATTTACTAGCATGAATAATACACCGTTGACGCATGTAAATCATCGTTACATGACTCAAAATTCTATTCAAACGGAACATCTTCCGTTTTGTCTATAAATACTCCATCCCAATAGGATACCCATTTGCGTCAAATATTGAAGCTCGCCTCTCTCTCGAGCCAAAACTTCTTATTTTCCGATGCTATGTCGCTTGTGTACTTTAATTCCGGTAACAAATCCAGAATGCTATTGAAGAGGCCCTCGGCGAAtgttttgatgaaaaaaagTTGTCCTTTATGCAAATCTGGATTCACCTTCAAGACGTCGTCGACAAAGGTAGGAACCTTTTCGTATTGAACATCGAGTTCAACCTTCTCGTTGGCTAATTTCTTTTCTAATGTTTCGATCTCCGAAAACTCTCGCGACAATACTAACGCCCACTGTGAGGAGACTCGCAAAGGTCTCGTTACGTTTGATATATCGGCACATTTGATCAACAACGACGAGATGAGTTTCACTTTGTTGTCCAACGGGTCAGAAGTGGAaaatttgaattttttAAGTTTGTCAACGTATTCAAAATGCTCTGCCATATCTGTCGCTAATATGCTGCCAATGATGAGATTTTTAAGTGTCAACTTCGAGTTGAAGTCAGTCACATATGCTAATAGTCCTGGGAAACAAATGCAGAAGATTCTGTTAATGAAGACCGAAGTATGGTACAGTTCTAGTACCGATCTTTCATTGTAAATTTGAGAAGTGGAAGCTTCATGATTAATCAAAAAGGCGTTGGTTACGCCTGGGTGGCCCAAATCGTGGCCAATAGCTGCGAGAAGTAACCCAAGAGACTGTATTGGATTTAAATGCGGTACAAGAGCTTCACCTTCTGGTTGAACAGGTGCCAAAGGAAACACCATCTCGAGTAGAGTGGACTGCTTTTTCAGAGAAAAATCTTCAGATAATGTGGTGAGCTCATTCTCTCTGGGATCGTTTTTAAACTGCGAGAATTTAGGTAAACACCTAAGTCTTATGAGGTAATGGAAACATGCTTGCATCACGTCCACTGCGTGACGGAAATTGTGGAATGGGTTACCATGCTGATAATTATCTCTCACCAAGAATACAAACATCATGAGCTCGTTTGCGGAGGGCATTGGAAACGTGGACCACATGGCCAATTCTTTAATGTAGCGGAAAGCAAATTCAAGCATCAAAAACGCACAATAGGATAAGTCGTCGATGGAGAGTTCGTGGGATGGGAAAGACCAATGGCCCACCAAATGTGTGAGTCGTGAAAGATGCTCGCTATCTGTTTTCAGAAGTAGCTTGAAAGTGTCTATATTCTCATGCAATAGGCGTAAAAGCTTGCGTATGCGAATCCCGGTCGACGTGGATTTGCACGAGCTGACGCAGAGCGCCGAAGACATGGTGTTGACGGCATTTGTAACGCCAGGAGGGGACGATTCATCGTCCAAATAAACGTCATTAATCAACTGTGGTGCGGTGCCTGTCCACAACTCGATTCTGGATATTCTGTGGCCAGCCAATGAATTCGTGCTGGAGATGATCGAGTTGAGATTGAGAACGACGCCTTCATTAAGTGACTTCATCTCGACTGCTATTAAGTTCAAGTGACTGAAGAAGTATCGAAAAAGCAACACCTTATCAGCACCACTGAGAGCGTCCAAAGGATCACTTGTCTTGGAAAACTCATCCAACACAACCACGGTGGCTCTGTCAGCGTCCCGTTCGTTGTTAGCTCGTTCGAAAAAAGAACACACCAAAGACCTTACGCTTGTGTATTTCTGGAGTGACTTCACCGCTAGGGCAGAAGCCGACCCCGGCAACACCACGGAATTTGACGGACTGAGCACGTGGACGTCAGCCATGGAAcgaggtgaagaaggagtctGATTTATACTGGATTTAAGATTTAAATGATGATAAACTTGGGGCAGGTCGCTGGAAGAAATTGGtgttttatttttctttttttttttgtggaagGTGAAGTAACGCTTATCtatgaaaaagaagcgcTTTGATGAgcgagaaaaagaaattcaCCACGCTTTTTTTGACAGTGGTAAAGTGAGACAGAGAAAGCGGAGAGAGATGGAaaatgttgcaaaaaaacGGCGAGTCAGGCATATGCATAAGACTCGAGCTCGATGCTTTCGTTAGAAATGCCGAAATTTTCGATACAATTTACAAGCTGTCTTTAAATTTACTCTCCCTTCCCTTCGGTTCAGCAAACATGACGTTTCCCGCTTTTCGAGTCTCCTAACCTTGTACTGCAGACAATCTAGGGAGGATCTCCAGAGAAAACCGCACGCGCTTTCAGGGCACCGGTGAAAAGAAAGCGAGtaaaaccaaagaaatgTAAAATTCTTTAGTTTTGAAGTGTATCCGAGAATTTTTGCAGCTTTATTAAATTTCTGCAGATCTCTGAGACCTCGTATTATTCTCGATTCTAGAAACCCCTTTGGATCTGCTCATTTTCGCCTGTGGGCGGCTGCAAATGTCAggcattttctttttcttttcccGAGGCACACTGCGCGCTAGCTTCTATAACGTCATGTGTGGCAGCGGCTTCTCTGAGGGTACACCGAAGAAGGCCATATTTCTGTTCAGGATATTTCCAGAATGGcagaaaatttttttattctgGCAATAATTATTataatttctttttgactCTATACTTTTTGCCTCGTAATTTATCGCTGTCCTCTGGCTGCCAGGCACTTATAGTTCAAGCACTTATGGCCGCACACCGATGATTGATCTTTGAGTTTCGAGATGAGGCAGTTTCAGTTTGACAGGGGCAGGCAGCCAATTAGGGAAGCCGAATCAACTTGTCAATATCAAGAAATCCACCTGAATTTGGGGAGAGAGCATAGTCACAACGGAAATTATGTATGCAGCTGTGAAGATATACCTAAAACGGCTCTTCACGGTTGAGTAGTTCCGTGTAATTTTTGTCGTTGAAGAACAGTACGCTTTCATTCAAGCGTTGGTTTTTTGGAGATATTCTTCCGAAATGTTCTTCCATGGGGCTCCGTTAGAAGATTGATCGAGTGTGTTAGAAAGAATAGTTCCAGAATTGTGGTCAAGCATTACCCTTTCAGAGGCTCATTTTTTTATTAGGTACTCACCTTTTActcttttatttttttttaatatATCGTAATGCATCTCATGGGCAGCAGTGGCCACCATCAACGATAAAGTCGCTGCCTGTAGTGAAGGTGGAGGCGTCACTGGCCAAGTACAAATATATGCCCTTCAACTCTCTGGGATCTGCATCTCTTCTCATGGGTGTTCTCCTAAACCACTCCTCCTTAGTCTGGTCGGTCATTTTGGCAGAAATGGGCGTGTCGATATACCCGGGCGACACAGAGTTGGCTCTAGCAAACTCTGCCCATTCAACAGCACAGCACTTAGTCAAATGAACTACGGCCGCTTTGATGGCATTGTAATTGGCCTGCTCTTGAGGAAGATTCACAATGCTCCCTGACATTGAGGCGGTGGTGATCAAATTACCGTGACCctgcttttcaaaaatctctCCTGCCGCACGAGCACAGTAGAACACTCCATTATAGTCTGTCTGTACAATGTTGTCCCACTCTTCAAAGGTCAGCTTGAGAAGACCGGCGGTAGCTGGGATACCTGCATTGGCAATCATCACATCTAACTTGCCAAAGTCCTTGACAACCTCTTTAGTTGCGGCCACTACCTGTTTCCAGTCCCGGACATCTACTTTATACGCTTTGGCTTTGACCTTGTATTTTTGTTCGAGCTCTTTCGCAAGCTCGAGAGCTTCTGTGTTTCTGAAGTACCACAAGGCGCAGTCACCACCGGCCTCGGCCAACGCTCTGGAAACCTCCCTTCCGATCCCACCGGCAGCGCCAGTAATAATCAGAACTTTATTTCTCATTGAGAACATCTTAAACACGCTATCGGGGAGCTGAGGGTTTGGTCTTCTGATCGAGGCTGACATGATTTGGGTGCTAAGGGCTTTAGTTTTTTGACATAATTGCAATATGTACCTCTTGCCTTTATATATGCTGAGAATGTGTATGGAACGTTTCTACGTTGCAGAGGAGAGTGGTGGTAATTCGGATAAGAGTGACCCTCTGCCAATGTCGCTTCGGACTTCTGTCGCACTCCGAGATGGCCAActtcatttgcagccaaagtgGACGGAATCGAGTAAGTCATCTGTTATTATCGGCAATACACTTTAAAAACTTTGTTCACTCGTGCTAGCCTCGATACGAAGTGAGTTCCCTATGTTTCTGGATTAATGCGATTGCCAATCTACCGCTTGGCTGATGAATTTGCTACTAGATATACGCCCAATACTGAAGCAGATATAGTCCATGACTTATGGTTTCAAAGCGACAACtaaatatttttttttatatcTCTTTACTAACCTCCTTTTCTCAAATTGCAGTCTCGTCTGTGACACCAGCGATCATCACCTTGATCACATCTGTCCTACCCTCTTTGACCAAATTAAACGCCTTCTCGGCGTCCTCAAACTTGAACCGATTAGTCACGAGCCTCTTCACATCAATCTTACCTGAGGCGACCAAGTCAATTGCTGTAGGGTAACAGCCGGTGGTGTATCTGATTGTACCCGTCCAATTGAGCTGCTTGACCAACGCTTCGATAACTGGGAAGCCGACAAACTCTCTTCCCATACCAGTTTGTACAAACGTGCCTTCGTGCTTTGCCAAATAAACACCAACTTGAATACAAGGCTCTGCCCCTGTTGCCTCCAAGATCACATCGGCGCCAGAACTTCCTAGAGAGAATTCCTCCTTCATCTCATCAGACACACGAGTGGCATACTCTTCGGGACCctctttctcctttttgGGCGGCATTTTGTAGACACCATCAGCACCAAAAGTCTTTGCAAACTCCAAACGTCCCTCGGAAATGTCTACCCCAATGACTTTCATACACCCAAAAGCTTTAGCCACAGCCTGGCACAATAAGCCAATGGGCCCGCATCCAAACACAACCACCGAGTCAGTGCCCTtcaattgagctcttttcATGGCCTGTACGGCAACACTGACTGGCTCCACCAACGCGGCCTCTTCCATGTCCATGTGGTCTGGGATCTTGTAACAGTAGTCGTAGGCGATGTTGTAGTAGCGCTGCAAAGTTCCATCCCAAGGAGGAGTGGCCGCAAAGTGTATGTCTTCACACATGTTGTACTTTCCGTCACGACAAAGTTGACAGAAGCGACAAGGCACACCAGGCTCCATAGCGACTCTGTCacctttcttcaatgcGGTCACTTCAGAGCCAACTTCCACGACAGTACCGCCCAGCTCGTGGCCCAACACCATATCTTTCCCCTCCTCCAATTTGTATTTGCCTATTCTTCCCTGCTGCCAATAGTGAACGTCACTTCCACAAATGCCAGTGTGTTGGACATGGACCCTCACTTCCTTAGGCTGCAATGGACGAATGGGTCTGTCTTCAAAGGTGACGTTTTTGATTGATTTGAGAACGAATGCTGGGTTTTCAATTGTCATTGCCCCTTGTGGAATTTGGTAAAACAAATCAAGACGATTCAGATGCTTTTAAACACTGACACGGGTCTTTGTGGACCTGAGGAGaactttttcgcagccacccCCTCGAATACCAAAATTAGATCCTGTCTCTTCTGCAAGCAGGTGTCACCCTCAATTTGGTCTGGATTGTGCCGGTAGCGGCCGAATTCCATTCCTGAGAAGTTTCTATCGAAACCATACCAAAGGTGAGGTTTGCAGTTGGCGCCTAACTGTCGTGGCCCAGTATTTCCATGACTGCCTATTGACATTGACTACTTGTATAGCCAAAGCTGTTTATCGATTATTGCATTTTCTCATATTGATAGCAAAGTCGGCCACCAACGGTGCGTTCGGCAGACTGTCTCCGTCACCATTCTCAGCCGATGATaagacttcttcattgaaCACAGAGGACGACCGCATCATCTAGGTGCCGCTCATCCCGAACACACTGCTCCTATTTGACCTGGTCTCG encodes:
- the YPT7 gene encoding Ypt7p, giving the protein MDSPEFLKVVLLGDSGVGKTCLRAQFVHHIFTNAYKATIGGDYLTTSIEIPKGKAPESNESIRSGPDYDEPKKVSLQVWDTAGQERFNSISSAFYRGADVCVLVYDVTNYESVLSLRDWFSRFIEHCKVDKPGVIIVGNKIDKTNERCIDKDEIQEVLCRNDPKVNLNDYVANWDTDLIEITCKQLSLVEMVFRRAACVGVQISSRRRPSVTGFDSIELNKIRTWSCSC
- the YKT6 gene encoding palmitoyltransferase YKT6, with translation MKIYYIGILKVKDSVVELAAARDLSQFSFFERSSVSQFMTFFSETVSQRTAAGQRQSIEEGNYVGHTYTRSEGLSCVVITDKEYPVRPAYTLINKILEEYLSLHPANEWSSATETNPSFSFDKLDQYIKKYQDPSQADSIMKVQQELDETKIVLHKTIESVLQRGEKLDTLVDKSEALSSSSRMFYKQAKKTNSCCAIV
- the PDE2 gene encoding 3',5'-cyclic-nucleotide phosphodiesterase PDE2, coding for MADVHVLSPSNSVVLPGSASALAVKSLQKYTSVRSLVCSFFERANNERDADRATVVVLDEFSKTSDPLDALSGADKVLLFRYFFSHLNLIAVEMKSLNEGVVLNLNSIISSTNSLAGHRISRIELWTGTAPQLINDVYLDDESSPPGVTNAVNTMSSALCVSSCKSTSTGIRIRKLLRLLHENIDTFKLLSKTDSEHLSRLTHLVGHWSFPSHELSIDDLSYCAFLMLEFAFRYIKELAMWSTFPMPSANELMMFVFLVRDNYQHGNPFHNFRHAVDVMQACFHYLIRLRCLPKFSQFKNDPRENELTTLSEDFSSKKQSTLLEMVFPLAPVQPEGEALVPHLNPIQSLGLLLAAIGHDLGHPGVTNAFLINHEASTSQIYNERSVLESYHTSVFINRIFCICFPGLLAYVTDFNSKLTLKNLIIGSILATDMAEHFEYVDKLKKFKFSTSDPLDNKVKLISSLLIKCADISNVTRPLRVSSQWALVLSREFSEIETLEKKLANEKVELDVQYEKVPTFVDDVLKVNPDLHKGQLFFIKTFAEGLFNSISDLLPELKYTSDIASENKKFWLEREASFNI
- a CDS encoding NAD(P)-dependent alcohol dehydrogenase — protein: MTIENPAFVLKSIKNVTFEDRPIRPLQPKEVRVHVQHTGICGSDVHYWQQGRIGKYKLEEGKDMVLGHESGGTVVEVGSEVTALKKGDRVAMEPGVPCRFCQLCRDGKYNMCEDIHFAATPPWDGTLQRYYNIAYDYCYKIPDHMDMEEAALVEPVSVAVQAMKRAQLKGTDSVVVFGCGPIGLLCQAVAKAFGCMKVIGVDISEGRLEFAKTFGADGVYKMPPKKEKEGPEEYATRVSDEMKEEFSLGSSGADVILEATGAEPCIQVGVYLAKHEGTFVQTGMGREFVGFPVIEALVKQLNWTGTIRYTTGCYPTAIDLVASGKIDVKRLVTNRFKFEDAEKAFNLVKEGRTDVIKVMIAGVTDETAI